One window from the genome of Glycine soja cultivar W05 chromosome 12, ASM419377v2, whole genome shotgun sequence encodes:
- the LOC114378361 gene encoding histone H4, with protein sequence MSGRGKGGKGLGKGGAKRHRKVLRDNIQGITKPAIRRLARRGGVKRISGLIYEETRGVLKIFLENVIRDAVTYTEHARRKTVTAMDVVYALKRQGRTLYGFGG encoded by the coding sequence ATGTCTGGACGTGGAAAGGGGGGCAAGGGTTTGGGAAAGGGAGGAGCGAAACGACACCGTAAGGTGTTGCGCGATAACATTCAGGGAATCACCAAGCCTGCGATTCGGCGTTTGGCTCGCAGGGGTGGTGTGAAGCGTATCAGTGGTCTCATCTACGAGGAGACACGTGGCGTGCTCAAGATCTTTCTGGAGAACGTGATTCGTGACGCCGTTACCTACACTGAGCACGCTAGGAGAAAGACCGTTACGGCAATGGATGTGGTTTATGCTCTCAAGAGACAAGGAAGAACCCTCTACGGATTTGGaggctag